Proteins encoded in a region of the Bombiscardovia apis genome:
- a CDS encoding DivIVA domain-containing protein: MALLTPKDIREHTFQTVRFKEGYDVDEVDDFLDQVTETVEALGKQAVQGNGASTQSFGPDVANLNSKISELTAQIQSLQNENRNLKSQAATAGQQAAPAMVAQQPNPEMQRRVADAEERARTIGMQNDQLKKQVAQLNQQIDQLTAQAAQSSQHVADSAMQGNLSALQRERDEARRQVETLTQELGSAKRDLAAAQQNVSGARQQIAQFQQTIQEERTKTSQLNRQLEDSRRREEELRAQVAKAEPAPETGSLQQIAGAGANASTEAERATAMLTLAMQLHDQYVDKGKAKGAEIVSSSQSKVDEVMSKADAYSRKTRSDADDYSKRVHSEADSYAQNVRTQADTYSSKIRGDADAYSRSKRNEADEYELQVQQRAQSYDKSTRESAERYAASVQDKLMAQSKMVEGNIQSLKSFEAEYRSRLTEFLGQLVSQVSDTNNYQIVENNGNPSAQQH, translated from the coding sequence ATGGCTCTTTTGACGCCCAAAGACATACGGGAGCATACCTTCCAGACAGTGCGGTTCAAGGAGGGGTATGACGTCGATGAGGTCGATGACTTCCTCGATCAGGTAACTGAAACGGTAGAAGCTCTGGGGAAGCAAGCAGTACAAGGAAACGGTGCTTCAACTCAGTCCTTCGGGCCTGACGTAGCCAACTTGAACTCGAAGATTTCTGAGCTGACCGCCCAGATTCAATCACTGCAAAACGAGAATCGCAATCTCAAGTCCCAGGCAGCTACTGCCGGACAGCAGGCTGCGCCCGCAATGGTTGCCCAGCAGCCCAATCCTGAGATGCAGCGTCGCGTCGCCGATGCCGAAGAGCGCGCTCGCACGATTGGTATGCAGAATGACCAGCTGAAGAAGCAGGTTGCTCAGCTCAACCAGCAGATTGACCAGCTGACGGCCCAGGCCGCTCAGTCTTCTCAGCATGTTGCCGACTCGGCAATGCAGGGCAATCTTTCTGCGCTCCAGCGTGAGCGCGATGAAGCCCGCCGTCAGGTCGAGACCCTGACGCAAGAGCTCGGTTCAGCCAAGCGCGATTTGGCTGCTGCCCAGCAGAACGTGTCGGGTGCTCGCCAGCAGATTGCACAGTTCCAGCAGACCATCCAAGAGGAGAGGACCAAGACTTCTCAGCTCAACCGTCAGCTTGAGGATTCTAGGCGTCGTGAAGAAGAGCTGCGTGCTCAGGTAGCTAAGGCAGAGCCTGCTCCTGAGACCGGTAGCCTCCAGCAGATTGCTGGCGCTGGTGCCAATGCCAGCACCGAGGCCGAGCGTGCAACCGCCATGCTCACCTTGGCTATGCAGCTGCACGACCAGTACGTCGACAAGGGCAAGGCTAAGGGTGCTGAGATTGTTTCCTCCAGCCAGTCCAAGGTCGACGAAGTCATGTCTAAGGCTGATGCATACTCGCGTAAGACGCGTTCCGATGCAGACGACTACTCTAAGCGCGTCCACTCGGAAGCTGACTCTTACGCGCAGAATGTTCGCACTCAGGCTGATACCTATTCCTCCAAGATTCGCGGCGATGCTGATGCTTACTCCAGGAGCAAGCGTAATGAAGCCGACGAGTACGAGCTTCAGGTGCAGCAGCGCGCTCAGTCTTACGACAAGAGCACTCGCGAATCCGCAGAGCGTTACGCAGCTAGCGTGCAAGACAAGCTCATGGCTCAGTCCAAGATGGTAGAGGGCAACATTCAAAGCCTCAAGTCCTTCGAAGCTGAGTACCGTAGCCGTCTAACTGAGTTCCTGGGCCAGCTTGTTTCTCAGGTCTCCGACACTAACAACTACCAGATAGTTGAAAACAACGGTAACCCCAGCGCCCAGCAGCACTAA
- a CDS encoding signal peptidase II: MSNRTSESRRLRTRVAVFACLVLLALGLDQVTKALAQVRLSETNSKVFIPGLLSLRLLRNPGASLGLGSGYTWVISLIAIFASLAFIVLLLRTDSIAWTVALAFAFAGAVGNLIDRIAYAQGFLNGRVVDFLDYGWSVGNIADVYLSFAALAIVALILFGKPFNSLQQAQTERDAGEGAADSQEVNR, from the coding sequence GTGTCAAACCGCACAAGCGAATCAAGACGGCTGCGCACACGCGTGGCCGTCTTCGCATGCCTAGTCCTTCTGGCTCTTGGCCTCGACCAAGTCACAAAGGCTCTTGCTCAGGTTCGACTGAGCGAAACGAATTCCAAGGTTTTTATACCTGGTCTTCTCTCTCTGCGTCTTCTGCGCAATCCCGGTGCCTCCCTTGGCCTCGGTTCTGGGTACACCTGGGTAATTAGCTTGATAGCAATCTTCGCCAGCTTAGCGTTTATAGTGCTACTGCTTCGCACCGATTCCATAGCCTGGACGGTGGCTCTAGCCTTTGCTTTCGCAGGTGCGGTCGGCAACTTAATAGACCGAATCGCGTACGCTCAGGGCTTCCTCAATGGCCGCGTGGTGGACTTTTTGGACTACGGATGGTCAGTGGGCAATATTGCCGACGTATATCTGAGCTTTGCTGCCCTGGCAATAGTTGCCCTTATTCTCTTTGGTAAGCCCTTCAACAGCCTCCAGCAGGCTCAGACGGAGCGCGATGCAGGTGAGGGGGCGGCCGACAGCCAGGAGGTCAATCGTTGA
- a CDS encoding MFS transporter — protein MSAQAKKLSAWRNPSYLQSSVGIFLFFCAWGIWWAFYSLWLTTKLGMNNTQVGTIYSVNSLATLIIMFAYGIIQDELGIKRRLTIFISVIAALVGPFVQFIYMPLIKSNLMVGAILGSLVLSAGFMSGCSLLEAVTERYSRKFGFEYGQSRAWGSFGYAIVALIGGIVFNINPMINFWLGSAFGVGMLMVYAFWVPSEQKAEIKKEADPNTEKTNPSIKEMISVLGMPALWLLIIFMMFTNTFYTVFDQQMFPKYYADLFSTPTLGTQVYGYLNSFQVFLESAMMGVVPIIMRKIGIRNSLLLGAAVMFLRIGLCGVFHDPYTVSIVKLFHSIEVPLFCLPAFRYFTLHFNPKLSATLYMVGFQIASQVGQVIMSTPLGMLHDKAGDRPTFFVISLVVLVALIYGFFILKKDDQQVDGDPFYTDKQLAAQAAA, from the coding sequence ATGTCAGCGCAAGCCAAAAAACTATCCGCATGGAGGAACCCCTCCTATCTACAAAGCTCGGTGGGAATCTTCCTCTTCTTCTGCGCTTGGGGCATTTGGTGGGCCTTCTACTCGCTCTGGCTCACTACCAAGCTAGGCATGAACAATACCCAAGTCGGAACTATTTACTCGGTGAACTCCTTGGCAACGCTGATTATTATGTTTGCCTATGGAATTATCCAAGACGAGCTGGGCATTAAGCGCCGCCTGACCATTTTCATCTCGGTCATAGCCGCCTTGGTGGGCCCCTTCGTCCAGTTTATTTACATGCCTCTCATCAAGTCCAACTTGATGGTGGGAGCAATTCTGGGTTCCCTCGTATTGTCCGCTGGCTTCATGTCTGGCTGCTCTTTGCTGGAGGCCGTCACCGAGCGCTATTCGCGTAAGTTCGGTTTTGAATACGGTCAGTCCCGCGCATGGGGCTCCTTCGGCTATGCCATTGTGGCCCTCATCGGCGGTATCGTCTTCAACATCAACCCCATGATTAACTTCTGGCTGGGTTCCGCCTTCGGTGTCGGCATGCTCATGGTTTACGCTTTCTGGGTTCCCAGCGAGCAAAAGGCAGAGATTAAGAAGGAAGCCGATCCCAACACTGAGAAGACTAACCCTTCCATCAAAGAGATGATTTCTGTTCTTGGCATGCCAGCTCTCTGGCTCCTCATCATCTTCATGATGTTCACCAACACCTTCTACACCGTATTCGATCAGCAGATGTTCCCCAAGTACTATGCCGACCTCTTCTCTACTCCAACTTTGGGTACTCAGGTCTACGGTTACCTCAACTCATTCCAGGTCTTCCTTGAGTCGGCCATGATGGGTGTTGTACCAATCATTATGCGCAAAATCGGCATCCGCAACTCCCTCCTCTTGGGCGCTGCTGTAATGTTCCTGCGCATCGGCTTGTGCGGTGTCTTCCACGACCCCTACACGGTCTCCATCGTCAAGCTCTTCCACTCTATCGAGGTGCCGCTCTTCTGCCTGCCGGCCTTCCGTTACTTCACGCTCCACTTCAACCCCAAGCTCTCTGCCACCCTCTATATGGTAGGCTTCCAGATTGCTTCTCAGGTGGGCCAAGTTATTATGTCTACTCCCTTGGGCATGCTTCACGACAAGGCCGGAGACCGCCCCACCTTCTTCGTTATCTCGCTCGTTGTGCTAGTGGCACTGATTTACGGCTTCTTTATTCTTAAGAAGGACGATCAGCAGGTAGACGGAGACCCCTTCTACACCGATAAGCAGTTAGCCGCTCAGGCAGCCGCTTAA
- the ftsZ gene encoding cell division protein FtsZ, which yields MSEIAQTDNFNDKTNIKVVGVGGAGGNAVNRMIAEGLQNVEFVAINTDAKDLLRSDANVKISLSDMNSRGLGAGADPEKGAKAAKDHQSDIEEVLKGSDMVFVTAGEGGGTGTGASPVVARAARQQGALTIAVVTRPFTFEGPRRASSAESGIETLRKEVDALIVIPNDRLLDLSDRTVSVMDAFKTADTALLAGVQGITDLITMNSYIHVDFSDVTAILKDAGTALFGIGAARGEDRATQAAEIAISSPLLEESIEGAHGALINVAGPTDLTMQEASAAAKLVQDAIHPEAQIIWGLALDDSYGDEVRVTVIAAGFDPNAQKAAQLGQASSEFAAVQDDESNEQSQENVSYVQADSEGEGEQEAQPWQEDEASSEHQSQEQAEPDSEEPRSSDAGGYLDIPDFLR from the coding sequence GTGAGCGAGATTGCCCAGACTGACAATTTCAATGACAAGACCAATATCAAGGTCGTCGGTGTCGGTGGTGCAGGCGGCAATGCGGTCAATCGTATGATCGCTGAGGGCTTGCAAAACGTTGAGTTTGTAGCTATCAATACCGACGCGAAGGATTTGTTGCGCTCCGATGCGAACGTGAAAATCTCCCTTTCGGATATGAACTCGCGCGGCTTGGGCGCTGGTGCCGACCCTGAGAAGGGTGCGAAGGCAGCCAAGGATCACCAGAGCGACATCGAGGAAGTCCTTAAGGGTTCCGATATGGTCTTCGTGACGGCAGGTGAGGGCGGTGGTACCGGTACTGGTGCCAGCCCCGTCGTGGCTCGTGCAGCCCGTCAGCAGGGCGCACTGACCATAGCTGTGGTCACTCGACCCTTCACTTTCGAAGGTCCCCGCCGTGCATCTTCTGCCGAGTCGGGTATTGAGACCTTGCGCAAGGAAGTTGACGCGCTTATCGTTATTCCCAACGATCGCTTGCTTGACTTGTCTGACCGCACGGTTTCCGTCATGGATGCCTTCAAGACTGCCGATACGGCTCTTCTGGCTGGCGTGCAGGGCATTACCGACCTGATTACCATGAACTCCTACATTCACGTCGACTTCTCCGATGTGACTGCCATTTTGAAGGATGCTGGCACGGCTCTCTTCGGTATTGGTGCAGCTCGGGGTGAAGATCGTGCTACGCAAGCTGCCGAGATTGCTATTTCTTCTCCGCTGCTTGAGGAGTCCATTGAGGGTGCTCACGGTGCTTTGATCAACGTGGCAGGCCCCACCGATTTGACTATGCAAGAAGCTTCGGCTGCCGCCAAGCTCGTACAGGATGCCATTCATCCCGAAGCGCAGATTATCTGGGGCTTGGCACTCGACGATTCCTATGGCGACGAGGTGCGCGTCACTGTTATTGCTGCCGGTTTCGATCCCAACGCTCAGAAGGCTGCCCAGCTGGGGCAGGCTTCTAGTGAATTCGCTGCCGTTCAAGACGACGAGTCCAACGAACAGTCGCAAGAAAATGTTTCGTATGTGCAGGCCGACTCCGAAGGGGAGGGCGAGCAGGAAGCTCAGCCTTGGCAGGAAGACGAGGCTTCGTCTGAACACCAGAGCCAAGAGCAGGCTGAACCTGACAGCGAAGAACCTAGGTCTTCAGACGCGGGTGGCTATCTGGACATTCCAGATTTTCTGCGGTAA
- a CDS encoding MTH1187 family thiamine-binding protein, with the protein MADKTQDARQGRDYINTVAAVAIAPSGTGEELSEYVAQAVGVIRESGLKNETNAMFTNIEGDLDEVLRVVRDATLKLAAQGHRTGVSLKLDIRPDARDQMERKPQLVNEILAQRSES; encoded by the coding sequence ATGGCAGACAAAACACAAGACGCTCGCCAGGGCAGAGACTACATCAACACGGTAGCAGCAGTAGCTATCGCCCCATCCGGCACTGGCGAAGAACTCTCCGAGTATGTGGCACAAGCTGTTGGTGTGATTCGCGAATCTGGCTTGAAAAACGAGACCAACGCCATGTTTACCAACATCGAAGGCGACCTCGACGAAGTCCTGCGCGTAGTGCGCGATGCCACCCTCAAGCTCGCCGCCCAAGGCCACCGCACCGGCGTGAGCTTAAAGCTCGACATCCGCCCCGACGCCCGAGACCAAATGGAGCGCAAGCCCCAACTAGTAAACGAAATCCTAGCCCAGCGCAGTGAATCGTAG
- the dusB gene encoding tRNA dihydrouridine synthase DusB: MAQSQVTLAPVQLGPIAVPTPVVLSPMAGVTNWPFRVLCEEYGPDGLYVAEMVTARALVAKNPKAFRLCRFAPSERVRSLQLYGVDPIIMEKATRMVVEGGMADHIDLNFGCPVPKVTRRGGGSALPWKLDLFKELLNRVVSVCSSANIPVTAKIRVGIDADHTTFLEAGHIAQEEGCAAVALHARTTAEYYGGHSDWDRIGQLVEELDIPVLGNGDIWSAEDALAMVEQTGCAGVEIGRGCQGRPWLFRDIANAFAGSSKRVEPTLGQVGQIVSRHAQLLTEFYDGDEQMAVHDMRKHVAWYLKGFPVGGGTRRAFMECESLADLDQQIALLPQDAPYPESIAAKPRGRVRYAKKVKLPQGWLDSRETTHDEREALFGDDPMDASY; the protein is encoded by the coding sequence ATGGCCCAAAGTCAAGTTACACTGGCCCCGGTTCAGCTGGGGCCTATTGCCGTGCCTACTCCGGTTGTGCTCTCTCCTATGGCGGGCGTTACTAACTGGCCCTTCCGCGTCTTGTGCGAGGAATATGGGCCAGACGGGCTCTACGTAGCTGAAATGGTCACGGCCCGCGCTCTGGTGGCGAAGAACCCGAAGGCTTTCCGCCTCTGCCGGTTTGCGCCCTCTGAGCGGGTGCGTTCCCTACAGCTGTATGGCGTAGACCCGATTATTATGGAGAAGGCTACGCGCATGGTTGTCGAGGGTGGCATGGCCGACCATATCGACCTCAACTTTGGCTGCCCAGTGCCGAAAGTGACACGACGTGGCGGTGGCTCTGCTCTGCCTTGGAAGTTGGACCTCTTTAAGGAGTTGTTGAACCGGGTAGTGAGCGTTTGCAGCAGTGCGAACATTCCGGTTACAGCCAAGATTCGTGTAGGTATTGACGCGGACCACACCACCTTTTTAGAGGCGGGCCATATAGCTCAAGAGGAAGGTTGCGCAGCGGTAGCCCTGCATGCGCGCACGACTGCCGAATACTATGGCGGTCATTCCGATTGGGATCGCATTGGTCAGCTGGTGGAAGAGCTCGACATACCCGTTTTGGGCAACGGTGATATCTGGAGTGCTGAAGATGCGCTGGCTATGGTTGAGCAGACTGGTTGCGCGGGTGTAGAAATTGGCCGCGGCTGCCAGGGGCGTCCTTGGCTCTTCCGCGACATCGCCAACGCTTTTGCTGGTTCTAGCAAGCGAGTTGAGCCCACGCTGGGGCAGGTGGGGCAGATTGTGTCGCGCCACGCCCAGCTTTTGACTGAGTTTTATGACGGCGACGAGCAGATGGCAGTCCACGACATGCGCAAGCACGTGGCCTGGTATCTTAAGGGCTTCCCGGTTGGCGGCGGCACCCGGCGGGCCTTTATGGAATGCGAGTCTTTGGCAGATTTAGACCAGCAAATTGCGCTGTTGCCGCAAGACGCGCCCTATCCCGAGTCGATTGCGGCCAAGCCGCGCGGTCGAGTACGGTACGCTAAGAAAGTAAAACTGCCGCAAGGATGGCTGGATTCGCGCGAAACTACCCATGATGAACGCGAAGCGCTCTTTGGCGACGACCCGATGGACGCCTCTTATTAA
- a CDS encoding glycine--tRNA ligase produces MAASKLDEVVSLAKRRGFVFPAGEIYGGTRSAWDYGPLGVALKDNIKHEWWRSMVVTRQDVVGVDTSVILPTPVWVASGHVSVFNDPLIECLNCHKRHRADTLEESYTEKHGHAPENGLADIACPDCGTKGQWTEPRDFNMMLQTHLGPVADEHSLHYLRPETAQGIFVDFKNVMGASRSKPPFGIANMGKSFRNEITPGNFIFRTREFEQMEMEFFVTPGTDEEWHQYWIDARTRWYTDLGINPENLRHFEHPKEKLAHYAKRTVDIEYKFGFTGSTWGELEGVANRTDFDLKAHAEHSGEDLSYFDPASGEKYVPYVIEPAAGLTRSLMAFLVDAYDVDEAPNTKGGVDRRTVLRLDPRLAPIKAAVLPLSKKPELQGIAHNLAADLRQNEWMIDYDEAGAIGRRYRREDEIGTPLCITVDFDTIEDQAVTIRDRDTMAQERVSLDKVENYVRARISEKRVRYPEGPVSITGKAAADGAVDVTKEAGEDESAPVKVAEAGGDR; encoded by the coding sequence GTGGCAGCGTCAAAACTTGATGAAGTCGTCTCCCTGGCGAAGCGGCGCGGGTTCGTATTCCCGGCTGGTGAGATTTACGGCGGCACGCGCTCGGCTTGGGACTACGGCCCCCTGGGCGTGGCCCTCAAAGACAACATTAAGCACGAGTGGTGGCGCTCCATGGTCGTGACCCGCCAAGACGTTGTAGGCGTAGACACTTCGGTGATTTTGCCTACTCCGGTTTGGGTAGCTTCCGGCCACGTTTCCGTCTTCAATGATCCGCTGATTGAGTGCCTCAACTGCCACAAGCGCCACCGAGCAGATACCCTGGAGGAGTCTTACACCGAGAAGCACGGCCACGCTCCCGAAAACGGTTTGGCTGACATTGCCTGCCCCGATTGCGGAACCAAGGGCCAGTGGACTGAGCCGCGCGACTTCAACATGATGCTCCAGACCCACTTGGGCCCGGTTGCTGACGAGCATAGCCTGCACTACCTGCGCCCGGAGACTGCTCAGGGCATCTTCGTGGACTTTAAGAACGTGATGGGAGCTTCTCGCTCCAAGCCGCCGTTTGGTATTGCCAACATGGGCAAGTCCTTCCGCAATGAGATTACCCCGGGCAACTTCATCTTCCGCACCCGCGAGTTCGAGCAGATGGAGATGGAGTTCTTTGTGACTCCCGGAACCGACGAAGAATGGCACCAGTACTGGATTGATGCCCGCACGCGCTGGTACACGGACTTGGGCATTAACCCCGAGAACCTGCGTCATTTTGAGCATCCGAAGGAGAAGCTGGCCCACTACGCCAAGCGCACGGTCGATATCGAATACAAGTTCGGTTTCACCGGCTCCACTTGGGGCGAGCTTGAGGGCGTGGCCAACCGCACCGACTTCGATTTGAAGGCTCACGCCGAGCATTCGGGCGAGGATCTGTCTTACTTCGACCCAGCTTCGGGCGAGAAGTACGTGCCCTACGTGATCGAGCCTGCCGCTGGTTTGACGCGCTCGCTCATGGCCTTCTTGGTCGACGCTTACGACGTAGACGAAGCTCCCAATACTAAGGGTGGTGTGGATCGCCGTACCGTCTTGCGCTTGGATCCGCGTCTGGCTCCTATTAAGGCTGCCGTACTCCCACTCTCCAAGAAGCCCGAGTTACAGGGCATCGCTCACAATTTGGCCGCAGACCTACGTCAGAACGAGTGGATGATTGACTACGACGAAGCCGGCGCAATTGGCCGCCGCTACCGTCGTGAAGACGAAATCGGCACACCTCTGTGCATCACCGTCGACTTTGATACCATCGAGGATCAGGCCGTCACTATCCGCGACCGCGACACGATGGCCCAGGAGCGCGTGAGCTTGGATAAGGTCGAGAATTATGTGCGCGCCCGCATCAGCGAAAAGCGCGTGCGCTATCCTGAAGGCCCTGTTTCCATCACGGGTAAGGCTGCTGCCGATGGCGCTGTTGATGTTACGAAAGAGGCTGGCGAAGACGAGTCTGCGCCGGTCAAGGTAGCCGAAGCAGGCGGCGACCGCTAA
- a CDS encoding LacI family DNA-binding transcriptional regulator, with protein sequence MTTMKEIAQATGVSVSTVSLVVNGRDQGRVKPDIAKRVRAEAKKIGYRPNPLARSLRTSHTRIIGFVSEEVATTPYAGGIIMGAQDAAARLGYMLITVSTDGVAEEEREFAALKRYGVDGFLYAKMYNQLADVPPVLRQLPVVVANGIERTGMVPSIAPDEYGIGYNATKRLINAGCQRIAYIGDQDPILAQGLRFKGYQSALGDAGITADPKLVANVGFNQEAMDAVEAMIEAGNPDGFFCFNDSRSWYVYQAAARRGLTIGRDWSLVGVDNHRVFAETLAPRLTTIELPHYEMGYWAACKLVSMIEHKDESPALHTQTRAPLPSLQAPRPALIHCQLIEKDSVR encoded by the coding sequence ATGACCACGATGAAAGAGATTGCACAGGCAACTGGAGTGTCTGTGTCTACGGTCTCTCTCGTGGTCAACGGGCGCGATCAGGGTCGAGTAAAGCCCGATATAGCCAAGCGAGTGCGGGCCGAGGCCAAGAAAATAGGCTACAGGCCTAACCCCCTTGCTCGCTCCTTGCGTACCTCGCACACCCGCATTATTGGCTTCGTCTCGGAAGAGGTAGCCACCACCCCTTACGCAGGCGGCATTATTATGGGCGCACAAGACGCCGCTGCCCGCTTAGGATACATGCTCATTACCGTCTCGACCGATGGGGTGGCTGAGGAAGAGCGCGAGTTCGCAGCCCTCAAACGCTACGGGGTAGACGGCTTCCTCTACGCGAAAATGTACAACCAGCTCGCCGATGTCCCCCCGGTTTTGCGCCAACTGCCCGTCGTAGTTGCCAACGGTATTGAGCGCACTGGCATGGTGCCGTCCATTGCGCCAGACGAATACGGCATTGGCTATAACGCCACCAAACGCCTTATCAATGCGGGCTGCCAGCGCATTGCTTACATAGGAGACCAAGACCCGATTCTGGCCCAAGGGTTGCGTTTTAAGGGCTACCAGAGCGCTTTGGGAGATGCTGGGATTACTGCAGATCCCAAGCTCGTGGCCAATGTGGGCTTTAACCAGGAGGCTATGGACGCGGTTGAGGCCATGATTGAGGCGGGCAACCCCGATGGGTTCTTCTGTTTCAACGATTCGCGCTCGTGGTACGTATACCAAGCAGCTGCTAGGCGTGGCTTAACTATCGGCCGCGATTGGAGCCTGGTGGGCGTCGATAACCACCGCGTTTTTGCCGAGACTCTGGCTCCCCGACTCACCACAATTGAGCTCCCCCACTACGAAATGGGCTATTGGGCGGCCTGCAAGCTCGTGTCGATGATTGAACACAAGGACGAGAGCCCGGCTTTGCATACTCAGACTCGCGCTCCCCTACCCAGCTTGCAGGCTCCGCGCCCGGCTCTGATTCATTGCCAGCTGATTGAAAAAGATTCTGTGCGCTAG
- a CDS encoding DUF3800 domain-containing protein, whose product MKIVAASGAQLIVYGVHKQELHRAFGVHAHSPHTLALQYCLERVNYYAETQNILDVHVITDKVDDPNAHEAMMHQYKLSGATQGYFQSDFAHIVFPFKWEDSRHSFGLQAVDMALYMLNRAARINRDDMSTGDKQVMKIVRTLSPNIQRSSKVAYLQERKSRYILPELTSGAPKGPRADNN is encoded by the coding sequence ATGAAGATTGTTGCTGCCAGTGGTGCACAGCTCATTGTGTATGGCGTGCACAAGCAAGAACTCCACAGAGCTTTCGGAGTTCATGCGCATTCGCCGCATACATTGGCCTTGCAATATTGTTTGGAGCGAGTCAATTATTACGCTGAAACTCAGAATATCCTGGATGTGCATGTTATCACAGATAAAGTTGATGACCCGAACGCCCACGAAGCAATGATGCACCAGTATAAACTTTCTGGTGCAACGCAAGGTTATTTTCAATCAGATTTCGCCCACATTGTATTTCCTTTTAAATGGGAGGACTCTCGCCATTCGTTTGGACTGCAAGCAGTTGATATGGCACTCTACATGCTCAACAGGGCTGCGCGCATAAATCGTGATGATATGTCGACTGGCGATAAACAGGTTATGAAAATTGTGAGAACGCTGTCGCCCAATATTCAGCGATCATCGAAAGTTGCTTATCTGCAAGAAAGAAAGAGCAGATACATACTGCCAGAATTGACTTCGGGGGCCCCTAAAGGCCCCCGAGCGGACAACAATTAA
- a CDS encoding cell division protein SepF, with translation MAGLMKSAMSYFGMADVVDEDEEMASEEESQDAGFDNDHSVTPIGASQSSASFASATVSSPAVSSPFQSKLNRITTIHPKTYEDAQMVGRAIRDGVPVVLNLSGVSESVAYRIVDFSAGVVFGVRGSIERVTPRVFLLSPAQVNIKVEEPETPAASQSFFGN, from the coding sequence ATGGCAGGATTGATGAAGAGTGCTATGTCCTACTTCGGCATGGCTGATGTCGTAGACGAAGACGAGGAAATGGCCTCAGAGGAGGAGAGCCAAGACGCAGGCTTCGACAACGACCACTCAGTCACGCCTATTGGCGCAAGTCAATCGTCTGCAAGTTTTGCTTCGGCTACTGTGTCGAGCCCGGCGGTGTCTAGCCCCTTCCAGAGCAAGCTCAACCGTATTACCACCATTCATCCCAAGACCTATGAGGATGCGCAAATGGTGGGGCGGGCTATTCGAGACGGCGTCCCGGTTGTATTGAACTTGAGTGGCGTGAGCGAGTCGGTGGCCTACCGCATCGTCGATTTCTCTGCCGGCGTAGTCTTCGGTGTGCGTGGCTCTATTGAGCGCGTTACTCCGAGGGTATTCCTGCTTAGCCCGGCTCAGGTCAATATTAAGGTTGAGGAGCCTGAAACTCCAGCTGCCTCGCAGTCTTTCTTCGGTAACTAA
- a CDS encoding YggT family protein — protein MLLGFVAYILNWLIDAYIFVLFVRMIIDWIMVLSPRWYPRGLVASIISIIYQLTEPPLCWLRRYIPPLPLGRIQLDVSFMALWFGLIVLQVVVNVLI, from the coding sequence ATGCTGCTCGGTTTCGTGGCCTATATTCTCAACTGGCTCATTGATGCCTATATTTTCGTGCTGTTTGTACGCATGATTATCGACTGGATTATGGTCCTTTCTCCGCGCTGGTATCCGCGCGGACTAGTGGCTTCGATTATTTCGATTATTTATCAGTTGACTGAACCGCCCCTGTGCTGGCTGCGTCGTTACATTCCGCCCCTGCCACTCGGACGTATCCAATTGGACGTCAGTTTCATGGCCCTGTGGTTCGGGCTAATCGTTTTACAAGTTGTTGTCAATGTCCTCATTTAA
- a CDS encoding DUF1266 domain-containing protein: protein MSSTFKDKLKNSLMPNGWLHAAPNSSALNPHEQWIVALGSFTWSYLGDYVNAFESEDDASTCAAALEQWWGVSDTDSYRQRAQGLISQGQRSEFQPLVDLISDFRSVASNISGIRKLKVGFFPTSIVSYYYKQSNTSFKASMKDLGMGSQELTEMLMMCSGYGEGDDFGEFLEDFAQVKSALAWDAVRVVHMSSLAYSAGYVSRGEAMQYSSQLKSQVEETYTDWRNAAAGYVLGAWLWDRTDTRLDNISRTTSMLLKDPESLVNQVAFK, encoded by the coding sequence ATGTCCAGCACCTTCAAAGATAAGCTTAAGAATAGCCTCATGCCCAACGGTTGGCTCCACGCCGCGCCCAACTCGTCTGCCCTCAACCCCCACGAGCAGTGGATCGTGGCCCTGGGCTCATTCACATGGTCATACTTGGGCGACTACGTCAACGCCTTTGAATCAGAAGACGATGCTTCAACCTGTGCAGCCGCCCTCGAACAGTGGTGGGGTGTGAGCGACACCGACAGCTACAGGCAGCGCGCGCAGGGCCTCATCAGCCAAGGCCAGCGCAGCGAATTCCAACCGTTGGTAGACCTTATTAGCGATTTTCGTTCAGTGGCCAGCAATATTAGCGGCATACGTAAGCTCAAAGTCGGCTTTTTCCCCACTTCGATTGTCTCCTATTATTACAAGCAATCCAACACCAGCTTCAAGGCCAGTATGAAAGACTTAGGGATGGGCAGCCAAGAGCTCACCGAGATGCTGATGATGTGCTCTGGCTACGGCGAGGGCGATGATTTTGGCGAGTTCTTGGAAGACTTTGCGCAGGTCAAGAGCGCACTGGCCTGGGACGCAGTGCGAGTCGTACACATGAGCAGCTTGGCATACAGCGCCGGGTATGTGAGCCGCGGTGAAGCCATGCAATACAGCTCCCAGCTCAAGAGCCAAGTCGAGGAGACGTATACAGACTGGCGCAACGCCGCTGCCGGCTATGTTTTGGGTGCTTGGCTTTGGGATAGGACCGACACCCGTCTCGACAACATCTCGCGCACCACCAGCATGCTCCTCAAGGATCCCGAGAGCTTAGTAAACCAGGTAGCCTTTAAGTAA